One Borreliella chilensis DNA window includes the following coding sequences:
- a CDS encoding chemotaxis protein CheY, giving the protein MIQKTTIAADSSSKPRGINYDTGIPFNVLIVDDSVFTVKQLTQIFTSEGFNIIDTAADGEEAVIKYKNHYPNIDIVTLDITMPKMDGITCLSNIMEFDKNARVIMISALGKEQLVKDCLIKGAKTFIVKPLDRAKVLQRVMSVFVK; this is encoded by the coding sequence ATGATCCAAAAGACTACAATTGCTGCAGATTCTTCATCTAAGCCTAGAGGAATTAATTATGATACAGGCATTCCTTTCAATGTTTTAATTGTTGACGACTCCGTTTTTACTGTTAAGCAGCTTACGCAAATTTTTACATCAGAAGGTTTTAATATTATTGATACGGCAGCTGATGGAGAGGAGGCTGTGATAAAATATAAGAACCATTATCCTAATATTGATATTGTCACTCTTGATATTACTATGCCTAAAATGGATGGAATAACTTGTCTTTCTAATATAATGGAATTTGATAAAAATGCTAGAGTGATAATGATATCTGCTTTAGGTAAAGAACAATTAGTTAAAGATTGCTTAATAAAAGGGGCAAAAACATTTATTGTTAAGCCATTAGATAGAGCAAAGGTTCTTCAAAGAGTTATGTCTGTATTTGTTAAATAG
- a CDS encoding phosphoglycolate phosphatase, whose translation MKIKACIFDMDGTLINSIMDIAFSMNSALLNLGYSEIELRKFNALVGRGFNKFVIDTLKLLSLEYTNPNLQDKLYKEFVKEYNKNLSSQTKPYKNIKTLLEKMNKLKIPIGILSNKNHEELINLVNNIFENIFFFEIRGYSKKFPPKPDPENALDMILELNVQKEEIAYIGDSDVDMLTAINAGFIPIGVSWGFRSVQELKQNGAKHIIHKPLELLDLIK comes from the coding sequence ATGAAAATCAAAGCTTGCATTTTTGATATGGATGGAACCTTAATAAATAGCATCATGGATATTGCATTCTCAATGAATTCTGCTCTTTTAAACTTGGGATACAGTGAAATCGAACTAAGAAAATTCAATGCCCTGGTTGGCAGAGGATTTAACAAGTTTGTAATAGACACTCTAAAACTATTATCTCTTGAATACACTAATCCCAATTTACAAGACAAACTTTACAAAGAATTTGTCAAAGAATACAATAAAAATCTTTCATCCCAAACAAAACCGTACAAAAATATAAAAACCCTTCTAGAAAAGATGAATAAACTTAAAATTCCAATTGGAATTTTAAGTAATAAAAACCACGAAGAATTAATAAACCTGGTAAACAATATCTTTGAAAATATATTTTTTTTTGAAATTAGAGGTTATTCAAAAAAATTTCCACCAAAACCAGATCCTGAAAATGCTCTTGATATGATATTGGAATTAAATGTACAAAAAGAAGAAATTGCATATATTGGAGACAGTGATGTAGACATGTTAACCGCAATAAACGCTGGATTTATACCAATAGGGGTTTCTTGGGGATTTAGAAGTGTTCAAGAATTAAAACAAAATGGAGCAAAACATATAATCCACAAACCACTTGAGCTATTGGATTTAATAAAATGA
- a CDS encoding flagellar filament outsheath protein, which translates to MKNNISDVFFKYNLVVYKFLNLKKEHTVRILLGILLASFLFSICMIFLNYDNLFSKRVFYFHSSKGFVANLRYLRDGKILKDNLDLLVKDFLLGSNEGFSFGFSLSDTRFLYSFLNNGVYYINLSREFYDSFNNDDYHESYGSFDVKVNLFAVSLIKTIRFNYPGKAEKLVILVEGCMLREQS; encoded by the coding sequence ATGAAAAATAATATTTCGGATGTATTTTTTAAATATAATTTAGTGGTTTATAAATTTTTAAATTTGAAAAAAGAGCATACGGTTAGAATCCTTTTGGGGATCTTATTAGCAAGTTTTTTGTTTTCTATTTGTATGATTTTTTTAAATTATGATAATCTTTTTTCAAAAAGGGTTTTTTATTTTCATTCTAGCAAGGGGTTTGTTGCTAATTTAAGGTATTTAAGAGATGGAAAAATTTTGAAGGATAATTTAGATCTTTTAGTAAAAGATTTTCTCTTAGGAAGTAATGAAGGATTTTCTTTTGGTTTTTCATTAAGTGATACAAGATTTTTATATTCTTTTTTAAATAATGGAGTTTATTACATAAATCTTTCAAGAGAGTTTTATGATTCTTTTAATAATGATGATTATCATGAATCTTATGGGTCTTTTGATGTTAAGGTTAATCTGTTTGCTGTGTCTTTAATAAAAACAATACGCTTTAACTATCCTGGTAAGGCAGAAAAGCTTGTTATTCTTGTTGAAGGGTGTATGCTGAGGGAGCAAAGTTGA
- a CDS encoding chemotaxis protein CheA: MEILDLENEELLGVFFEEAQNLVDILEENIMSLEDDPSNSDTIDEIFRAAHTLKGSSASLDMMELSDFTHIVEDVFDAIRDNKININNDLVDLLLNSLDIIKEMLALRLNGKVYLNDISDLKSKLKQFLIIDDRTCIKRFDDENSTIDNFSLSKLDLEEIGEGLGIGQKVLRISVIFDANSSSAVENSGLKIFHVLKKIGSVLHTVPKYEQIIESKFLTRVDYYLISSDIEGVKKNLDSLSLISSYLVDEFNVKEELKKFIDGKSEDLDLNFDPVLNDSFDFSENEISELLLEVENQKLFKVRLDFVEDNPMATISGLQMLQALKSLGKIFKSLPDSSELLANKFFDFVIYYLISNVSEDTIAKKINLPDVVSHFEIKSIALESFKNISLKENNEVSLKGDKSIKKNNPISVNLIRIDSKKIDYILNLVSEAVISKSSYNQINSEMITLFYNFNYFYDYQESFQRNFLIDLKIIFKDAGLTLDDEVESHIKSLMSSKMEKSLNDISELRNSFFRLLQNFKMTSGRLSRIITDLHESVLKTRMLPISNIFSRFTRVVRDLSKKLNKIVNLKMEGEETELDKSVIDDLVDPLMHCVRNSMDHGFETAQERIKRGKGKAGTIILRAKNEGNVISIEIEDDGIGIDPKIIKRKLIEKGIIKEDSIYSDSELINLIFAPGFSTAAQVTDLSGRGVGLDVVKKSIEKLNGTILVESEIGLGTTFKIKLPLTLVIVQGLLVKSGPETYVIPLNNVLETHRITEHDIKLLENYHEVYNLREEIISVLRLDKLFKIVRDDSLIEKFLIIVNTNNIKTAIVVDSILGEEDFVVKPIKDKFSSSAGIVGATTLGSGKVVLIIDVFKLFDLKKDMKE, translated from the coding sequence ATGGAAATATTAGATTTAGAAAATGAAGAACTTTTAGGAGTTTTTTTTGAAGAGGCTCAAAATCTTGTAGATATTCTTGAAGAGAATATTATGTCATTAGAGGATGATCCTAGTAATTCTGATACTATTGATGAAATATTCAGAGCAGCTCACACCTTAAAAGGAAGTTCTGCTTCTCTTGATATGATGGAGTTATCTGATTTTACCCATATTGTTGAAGATGTTTTTGATGCTATTAGAGATAATAAGATAAATATAAACAATGATCTTGTTGATCTGCTTTTAAATTCACTTGATATCATTAAGGAAATGCTTGCGCTTCGTCTTAATGGAAAGGTTTATTTAAATGATATAAGTGATCTTAAAAGCAAATTAAAGCAATTTTTAATAATTGATGATCGAACTTGTATTAAGAGATTTGACGATGAAAATTCAACTATAGACAATTTTTCTCTTTCAAAATTAGATCTTGAAGAGATAGGAGAGGGTTTAGGAATTGGTCAAAAGGTTTTAAGGATCAGCGTTATTTTTGATGCAAATAGTTCTTCTGCGGTTGAAAATTCTGGATTAAAAATATTCCATGTTTTAAAAAAAATAGGGTCTGTTTTGCATACAGTTCCTAAATATGAGCAAATAATTGAAAGTAAATTTTTAACAAGAGTAGATTATTATCTGATATCTTCAGATATAGAGGGCGTGAAAAAAAATTTAGACTCTTTAAGTTTAATTTCAAGCTATTTGGTTGATGAATTTAATGTAAAAGAAGAATTAAAAAAGTTTATAGATGGAAAGTCTGAAGATCTTGATTTAAATTTTGATCCTGTTTTAAATGATAGTTTTGATTTTTCAGAGAATGAAATTTCGGAGTTGTTGCTTGAAGTTGAGAATCAGAAGTTATTTAAAGTTAGATTGGATTTTGTAGAAGACAACCCTATGGCTACGATTAGTGGACTTCAAATGCTTCAAGCATTAAAAAGTCTTGGAAAAATTTTCAAGTCTCTCCCAGATTCTAGTGAACTATTAGCAAATAAGTTTTTTGATTTTGTTATATATTACTTAATATCGAATGTTAGTGAAGACACTATTGCTAAAAAGATTAATTTACCAGATGTTGTTAGCCATTTTGAAATTAAAAGTATTGCTTTAGAATCTTTTAAGAATATAAGTTTAAAAGAAAATAATGAAGTATCTCTTAAGGGAGATAAAAGTATTAAAAAAAATAATCCAATTAGTGTTAATTTAATTAGGATAGATAGTAAAAAAATAGATTATATATTAAATCTTGTAAGTGAGGCTGTAATAAGTAAATCATCTTATAATCAAATAAATTCAGAAATGATTACATTATTTTATAATTTTAATTATTTTTATGATTATCAAGAAAGTTTTCAGAGAAATTTTTTAATTGATTTGAAGATTATTTTTAAAGATGCGGGCCTCACATTAGATGATGAAGTTGAATCGCATATTAAGTCTTTGATGAGTTCAAAAATGGAAAAGTCTCTTAATGATATATCTGAGTTGAGAAATTCTTTTTTCAGGCTTCTTCAGAATTTTAAAATGACTTCTGGACGGCTGTCAAGAATAATTACAGATTTACATGAGAGTGTTTTAAAGACTAGAATGTTGCCAATATCTAATATATTCTCAAGGTTTACAAGAGTTGTTAGAGATCTTTCAAAGAAATTGAATAAGATTGTGAATCTTAAAATGGAAGGAGAGGAAACAGAACTGGATAAGTCTGTTATAGATGACCTTGTAGATCCTTTGATGCATTGTGTTAGAAATTCAATGGATCATGGATTTGAAACAGCTCAAGAGAGAATTAAAAGAGGTAAGGGCAAAGCAGGAACTATAATTTTACGTGCTAAGAATGAGGGTAATGTAATATCAATTGAGATTGAAGATGATGGGATTGGTATAGATCCAAAGATTATTAAGCGCAAATTAATTGAAAAGGGAATAATAAAGGAAGATTCAATTTATTCCGATTCTGAGCTTATTAACTTAATTTTTGCTCCCGGATTTTCAACAGCAGCCCAGGTGACAGATCTTTCAGGTAGAGGGGTAGGGCTTGATGTAGTTAAAAAAAGTATTGAAAAGCTTAATGGGACTATTTTAGTAGAATCAGAGATTGGACTTGGAACAACTTTTAAAATTAAGCTACCATTGACATTAGTGATTGTACAAGGTCTTTTGGTAAAGTCAGGGCCTGAGACCTATGTTATTCCTTTGAATAATGTTCTTGAAACTCATAGAATAACTGAACATGATATAAAATTGCTTGAAAATTATCATGAAGTTTATAATCTAAGAGAAGAAATTATTTCTGTTCTTAGGCTGGATAAACTTTTTAAGATAGTAAGAGATGATTCATTAATAGAGAAATTTTTAATAATTGTTAATACTAATAATATAAAGACCGCAATTGTTGTTGATTCTATTCTTGGGGAGGAGGATTTTGTGGTAAAGCCTATTAAGGATAAATTTTCATCAAGTGCAGGTATAGTTGGAGCAACGACGCTTGGTAGTGGTAAGGTCGTATTAATAATTGATGTCTTTAAACTTTTTGATTTAAAAAAGGATATGAAGGAGTGA
- a CDS encoding membrane protein, with protein sequence MVKKFSIFLKAIIIFSIFELLIEELSIILFLPYSIRFALIFLGFLFDTIFIFIFLYKITKAYLSQRLEIYVRNNLFFDIIHCLIPLVFYSSYQLKNIIVAHETILNPIMLSLFKLRFLRLLRFNDLIIEIYYNSKDKNLILIAFARTFSMSLLIPFIFFIIISSSKIVNSIPEKQEFNIIKNISIINEKAYIKEKYPFILIIKEKEDIIYSKSDEIFVYYSPSEYKIIEIEKTKFYIDKYLQRKSDSILGIFLFTLFASFTIFLMNFYKFFKASFLNPIILMIKILQDPLEYRKIQIPFTLSEEKVYELAKSFNNLLLKEKLNSKRKSKIPLEIEKVKNIINKNQELK encoded by the coding sequence ATGGTAAAAAAATTTTCAATTTTCTTAAAAGCAATAATAATTTTTTCAATATTTGAACTTTTAATCGAAGAACTTTCAATCATCCTTTTTCTACCATACAGCATACGATTTGCACTAATATTTCTTGGGTTTTTATTCGATACAATTTTTATTTTTATTTTTTTATATAAAATAACTAAGGCTTACCTTTCCCAAAGGTTAGAAATATATGTCAGAAACAATCTATTCTTCGATATAATTCACTGTCTTATCCCTTTAGTATTTTATAGCTCATATCAACTTAAAAACATAATTGTAGCCCATGAGACCATATTAAATCCAATAATGCTGTCTCTTTTCAAACTGAGATTTTTAAGACTTCTTAGATTTAATGACCTAATAATAGAAATCTATTACAATTCCAAAGACAAGAACCTAATACTAATAGCTTTTGCTAGGACATTCTCAATGAGCTTATTAATACCATTTATATTTTTTATAATAATATCAAGTTCAAAAATTGTAAATTCAATACCAGAAAAACAAGAATTTAATATTATTAAAAATATATCAATAATAAATGAAAAAGCTTACATTAAAGAAAAATATCCTTTCATCTTAATAATCAAAGAAAAAGAAGATATAATATACTCAAAATCAGACGAAATATTTGTTTACTACAGTCCTAGTGAATACAAAATCATAGAAATAGAAAAGACAAAATTTTATATAGACAAATATTTACAAAGAAAAAGCGATTCTATTCTTGGAATCTTTTTATTCACATTGTTTGCATCGTTTACTATTTTTTTAATGAATTTTTACAAATTTTTTAAAGCAAGCTTTTTAAATCCCATTATTTTAATGATAAAAATTTTACAAGACCCATTAGAATATCGAAAAATTCAAATTCCTTTCACTTTAAGCGAAGAAAAAGTATATGAACTTGCAAAATCATTTAATAACCTTTTACTAAAAGAAAAGTTAAATTCAAAAAGAAAAAGTAAAATACCTTTAGAAATTGAAAAAGTAAAAAACATAATTAATAAAAACCAGGAATTAAAATGA
- a CDS encoding chemotaxis protein CheX, whose protein sequence is MRIDYIEPFLDAASSVLRDMLLVENIEMGKPGLKSINQKIKGVSVIVGLAGSVEGSIIIDMDIETALFVASKLNFEEYVDFDDEETKEMVAATLTEVGNIIAGNFVTTLHAKGFVFDITPPAFIYGENMKISNKGSEALIVPFSLPDGKIIEVNIAIRERV, encoded by the coding sequence ATGAGAATAGATTATATAGAGCCATTTTTGGATGCCGCTTCTTCAGTTTTAAGAGATATGCTACTTGTTGAGAATATAGAGATGGGTAAACCAGGGCTTAAATCGATAAATCAAAAGATAAAAGGTGTTTCTGTAATAGTGGGACTTGCCGGATCCGTTGAGGGTAGTATAATTATTGATATGGATATAGAAACAGCTCTTTTTGTTGCTTCTAAGTTGAATTTTGAAGAGTATGTTGATTTTGATGATGAAGAGACAAAAGAGATGGTTGCTGCAACTCTTACTGAGGTTGGCAACATTATTGCTGGGAATTTTGTTACTACTTTGCATGCTAAGGGTTTTGTGTTTGATATAACCCCACCAGCTTTTATTTATGGAGAAAATATGAAAATAAGCAATAAAGGTTCTGAAGCTTTAATTGTTCCTTTTTCTTTGCCTGATGGTAAAATTATAGAAGTTAATATTGCAATAAGAGAGAGGGTTTGA
- a CDS encoding chemotaxis protein CheW — MQIKEIYFGSKTLDDKNYDSKLTNFDFKVVSFELGSDHYLVDIMQVKEIRKSSNFTYVPNVKKYVAGLDNLRGEIIPIIDLRIMFDLEFSKKDLEDIMVLKNDDFLIGVIVDKINNVFSIDSSLIQDPHPVLSQDSLINYIKGVVDYNEKLYILLDVFKVFNYGEEERLLKSDQNFVEKIDFASDCNDLDIQDDCKSDFSNNIFSKNSNNNENSTLNDLTAFNLEDIKKNLLKYSFNASLVNDVFLEKVGVKFNMLDVNCLLYDNFLNEFYSKSSGNLWGVGCLEEFQNEIVKNYLNSMDNLSSVFNVLEIGCGSGKGTMALASALVEYYVKPFKLTAIDNDLSKVVETSRLVFSKSEIDINEIYLRNSFEQSTEVYKFKPEVLNNVLFEYSDALFSDLPDNLGMVFLKDVLCFLNNEDQILILNIIASKTIKGALLILGDNEELKNNDVFIKEKSTKYFNLYRKV; from the coding sequence GTGCAGATAAAAGAAATTTATTTTGGATCCAAAACTTTAGATGATAAAAATTATGATTCTAAATTGACCAATTTTGATTTTAAGGTTGTTTCTTTTGAGCTTGGATCGGATCATTATTTAGTAGACATTATGCAAGTTAAAGAAATTAGAAAATCTAGTAATTTCACTTATGTCCCAAATGTCAAAAAATATGTAGCTGGGCTTGATAATTTGCGAGGTGAAATAATTCCTATTATAGATCTTAGGATAATGTTTGACTTAGAATTTAGTAAAAAAGATTTAGAAGATATTATGGTTTTAAAAAATGATGACTTTCTTATAGGTGTTATTGTTGATAAAATTAATAATGTTTTTTCAATAGATTCTAGCCTTATTCAAGATCCACATCCAGTTTTATCTCAGGACTCTTTAATAAACTATATAAAAGGTGTTGTAGATTATAATGAGAAACTTTATATACTCCTTGATGTTTTTAAAGTCTTTAATTATGGTGAAGAAGAAAGACTGTTAAAGTCCGATCAAAATTTTGTTGAGAAAATTGATTTTGCAAGTGATTGTAATGATTTAGATATTCAAGATGATTGTAAAAGTGATTTTTCTAATAATATTTTTTCAAAAAATAGTAATAATAATGAAAATTCAACTTTAAATGATCTTACAGCTTTTAATTTGGAGGATATTAAAAAAAATCTTTTAAAATACTCTTTTAATGCTTCTTTAGTAAATGATGTGTTTTTAGAGAAAGTTGGAGTAAAATTTAATATGCTTGATGTTAATTGCTTGCTTTACGATAATTTTTTAAATGAATTTTATTCAAAATCATCGGGGAATCTTTGGGGAGTTGGTTGTTTGGAAGAATTTCAAAATGAAATTGTTAAGAATTATTTAAATTCTATGGATAATTTGAGTTCTGTTTTCAATGTATTGGAAATTGGTTGTGGAAGTGGAAAGGGGACTATGGCTTTAGCCAGTGCTTTGGTCGAATATTATGTAAAGCCATTTAAGTTAACAGCTATTGATAATGATTTATCAAAAGTGGTTGAAACTTCTAGATTAGTTTTTTCAAAGTCAGAAATTGATATTAACGAAATTTATCTTAGAAACTCTTTTGAACAAAGTACTGAAGTTTATAAATTTAAGCCAGAAGTTTTAAATAATGTTTTGTTTGAATATTCAGATGCTCTTTTTTCAGATTTGCCTGATAATTTGGGAATGGTTTTTTTAAAAGATGTTTTATGTTTCTTGAATAATGAAGATCAGATTTTAATTTTAAATATCATTGCTTCCAAAACCATTAAAGGGGCTCTTTTGATTTTGGGAGATAACGAAGAGCTTAAAAATAATGATGTTTTTATAAAAGAAAAATCCACAAAATATTTTAACTTGTACAGGAAAGTCTAA
- a CDS encoding N-acetylmuramoyl-L-alanine amidase, with amino-acid sequence MIDLLLLSYLNLYSKPLDYLNVLDFFDVNVFKFDFNIESDVFTIENEKGYLKFRVGFEYALTSSGYYMFIDPIIDISGEILISKKVLKQIENYFGSLKDYNKPRITSIIIDPGHGGHDSGAVVTLKINGYDVVLQEKDFALTYSIYLSKILSNYFVNKNILLTRIDDVFLTLKERSEFANAIKPNFPNNVIFLSIHANDAPNNEARGIEFWYLPKDSKREVIKDFKGYDIKGNRYLSELNDILDIKYKYESKRLAEILYKVFKNELSETNIRPIREEQWFVIKNSSMPAVLIEMGFLSNILDAKLILDYNYMSKFNVLILKSLVEFINFYEK; translated from the coding sequence TTGATTGATTTGTTATTGCTGTCATATTTAAATTTATATTCCAAGCCCCTTGATTACTTAAATGTTCTTGATTTTTTTGATGTTAATGTTTTTAAATTTGATTTTAACATTGAAAGTGATGTTTTTACAATTGAAAATGAGAAGGGGTATTTAAAGTTTAGAGTGGGCTTTGAATATGCACTTACATCTTCTGGTTATTATATGTTTATAGATCCTATTATTGATATTAGTGGAGAAATTTTAATAAGCAAAAAAGTATTAAAACAAATTGAAAATTATTTTGGATCTCTTAAAGATTATAATAAACCAAGAATTACTTCGATAATCATTGATCCTGGACATGGTGGACATGATTCTGGTGCTGTTGTAACCTTAAAAATAAATGGTTATGATGTTGTGCTTCAAGAAAAAGATTTTGCATTAACCTATTCTATTTATTTATCTAAAATTTTAAGTAATTATTTTGTAAATAAAAATATTTTGTTAACTCGTATAGATGATGTGTTTTTGACTTTAAAAGAGCGATCGGAATTTGCGAATGCAATAAAGCCAAATTTTCCAAATAATGTTATATTTTTATCCATACATGCTAATGATGCTCCAAATAATGAAGCTAGAGGGATTGAATTTTGGTATCTTCCCAAGGATTCAAAAAGAGAAGTTATTAAAGATTTTAAGGGATATGATATTAAAGGGAATAGATACTTAAGTGAGCTTAATGATATACTGGATATTAAATATAAATATGAATCTAAAAGATTGGCTGAGATTTTATATAAAGTATTTAAAAATGAGTTAAGCGAAACTAATATTAGGCCAATTAGAGAAGAGCAGTGGTTTGTAATAAAAAATAGTAGTATGCCTGCTGTATTGATTGAAATGGGGTTTTTATCCAATATTTTAGATGCCAAATTAATTTTGGATTATAATTATATGAGCAAGTTTAATGTCTTAATACTTAAATCTTTAGTGGAATTTATAAATTTTTATGAAAAATAA
- a CDS encoding flagellar protein, producing the protein MKRKVKSILFFILSTALFAQEADGLTEGSKRAEPGELVLDFAELARDPSSTKLDLTNYVDYVYSGATGVVKPEDMVVDLGINNWSVLLTPSARLQAYVKNSVVAPAVVKSESKRYAGDTILGVRVLFPSYSQSSAMIMPPFKIPFYSGESGNQFLGKGLIDNIKTMKEIKVSVYSLGYEIDLEVLFEDMNGMEYAYSLGTLKFKGWADLIWSNPNYIPNISSRIIKDDVPNYPLASSKMRFKAFRVSKSHSSKEQNFIFYVKDLRVLYDKLSVSIDSDIDSESVFKVYETSGTESLRKLKAHETFKRVLKLREQISMPKDSFQNFIERVESEKPEKSSQKK; encoded by the coding sequence ATGAAGAGGAAAGTGAAAAGTATTTTATTTTTTATATTATCCACTGCTCTTTTTGCTCAAGAGGCTGATGGATTGACAGAGGGTTCTAAAAGGGCAGAGCCTGGAGAATTGGTTTTGGATTTTGCTGAGCTTGCAAGAGATCCAAGTTCAACTAAACTTGATCTTACAAATTATGTTGACTATGTATATTCAGGGGCTACTGGCGTTGTTAAGCCAGAAGATATGGTTGTAGATCTTGGGATAAATAATTGGAGTGTTTTGCTTACTCCTTCTGCAAGATTGCAGGCCTATGTTAAAAATTCAGTTGTTGCTCCTGCTGTTGTTAAGAGCGAGTCAAAAAGATACGCAGGTGATACTATTTTAGGAGTAAGAGTTTTGTTTCCAAGCTATTCTCAATCATCTGCTATGATTATGCCACCATTTAAAATTCCTTTTTATTCAGGGGAAAGTGGGAATCAATTTTTAGGCAAGGGTCTTATTGACAACATTAAAACCATGAAGGAGATTAAAGTATCAGTTTATAGTTTAGGGTATGAAATAGATCTTGAAGTTTTGTTTGAGGATATGAATGGGATGGAATATGCTTACTCTTTGGGAACTTTAAAGTTTAAAGGTTGGGCTGATTTAATTTGGTCAAATCCTAATTATATTCCTAATATATCATCTAGAATAATTAAAGACGATGTTCCAAATTATCCTCTTGCTTCAAGTAAGATGAGGTTTAAGGCTTTTAGAGTTTCAAAATCACATAGTTCAAAAGAGCAAAATTTTATTTTTTATGTGAAAGATTTAAGAGTTCTTTATGATAAATTGAGTGTCTCAATAGATTCTGATATTGATAGCGAGTCTGTATTTAAAGTTTATGAAACTAGTGGGACAGAATCTCTTCGTAAATTAAAGGCGCATGAAACTTTTAAAAGAGTTTTAAAGCTTAGAGAGCAAATTTCTATGCCTAAAGATTCTTTCCAAAATTTTATAGAAAGGGTTGAGAGTGAAAAACCTGAAAAATCATCTCAAAAAAAGTAG